From a single Methanothermobacter sp. genomic region:
- a CDS encoding PRC-barrel domain-containing protein gives MRIVEEIIGKEVLDSSATVIGKVKDVEVDIESQTIEALVLGKGGISEGLGLSKGETIVPYEMVKRIGDKILLRGGEE, from the coding sequence ATGAGGATAGTTGAAGAAATAATCGGTAAAGAGGTTCTTGACAGTTCCGCGACGGTGATAGGTAAGGTAAAGGACGTTGAGGTTGACATAGAATCCCAGACAATAGAGGCACTTGTTCTTGGAAAGGGTGGAATATCAGAGGGTCTTGGGCTATCAAAGGGTGAGACAATAGTTCCCTATGAGATGGTTAAAAGGATAGGTGACAAGATACTCCTAAGGGGCGGCGAGGAATAA
- the pyrE gene encoding orotate phosphoribosyltransferase — protein sequence MQVKDQEKLRETLIKLLSERNVIQRGKFILSSGRESDYYVDIKRAITDPEVLDVIARLIKGEVEGTDRIAGPALGAVPIATAVSLYSRKPLLMIRKEKKGYGTSRLIEGELNTGERVAVVEDVTTTGGSLLRAVRAIQENGGVVERTFVVVDREEGAVDEFKKRGIELIPLISVSDFKDDNQ from the coding sequence ATGCAGGTCAAAGATCAGGAGAAACTCAGAGAGACACTCATAAAACTTCTTTCAGAGAGAAATGTCATTCAGAGGGGTAAGTTTATTCTCTCGTCAGGAAGGGAAAGTGATTATTACGTTGATATCAAGCGAGCCATAACCGACCCTGAGGTCCTTGATGTGATAGCAAGGCTCATAAAGGGGGAGGTGGAGGGCACAGACAGGATTGCGGGCCCTGCCCTGGGCGCGGTCCCCATTGCAACCGCAGTGTCCCTTTACTCCAGAAAGCCTCTCCTCATGATAAGAAAGGAAAAGAAGGGCTATGGAACCTCCAGACTAATTGAAGGTGAACTGAACACCGGTGAAAGGGTCGCTGTTGTGGAGGACGTCACAACAACTGGAGGATCACTTCTCAGGGCCGTGAGGGCGATTCAGGAAAATGGAGGGGTGGTTGAGAGGACATTTGTTGTGGTTGACCGTGAGGAGGGGGCGGTCGATGAATTCAAAAAAAGGGGTATTGAACTCATACCGCTGATATCCGTTTCTGATTTTAAGGATGATAATCAGTGA